In Oncorhynchus nerka isolate Pitt River linkage group LG26, Oner_Uvic_2.0, whole genome shotgun sequence, one DNA window encodes the following:
- the LOC115110261 gene encoding reprimo-like protein, producing the protein MNGSFFDQAQGALFNRSQVLAGTLVNCCNGTDVATSDGGSLALPPDERKLFISRVVQIAVLCVLSLTVIFGIFFLGCNLMIKSESMINFMVKDRRPSKDIEAPVMIGLS; encoded by the coding sequence ATGAACGGCTCCTTCTTCGACCAAGCTCAGGGCGCACTATTCAACAGGAGCCAAGTCCTCGCTGGTACTCTGGTGAACTGCTGCAACGGGACGGACGTGGCAACCAGTGACGGCGGCTCGCTGGCGCTACCTCCGGACGAGCGGAAACTCTTTATCAGTCGCGTCGTACAGATCGCGGTCCTGTGCGTACTGTCGCTCACCGTCATTTTCGGCATCTTTTTCCTCGGCTGCAACCTCATGATCAAATCGGAGAGTATGATTAACTTTATGGTGAAGGACCGGAGACCTTCCAAAGACATAGAGGCCCCGGTGATGATAGGACTCAGCTAG